Part of the Halobellus ruber genome is shown below.
TCGACGGCGAGGCGGCGGCGGCGGTCGCCGATGCGTGTACGAACGGCGTCGCGATGGAGGTCGACGTCACCGACGACGAGTCACTGCGGTCCCTCCGCGGGACGGTCCGCGACGAACACGGCGGGTATCAGATCCTGTGTAACGTCCCGGGAATCAACACCCGCAGGCCCGTCTTCGAGCTTTCCTTCGAGGAGTGGCGGGAGATCATCCGCCTGAACTTAGACGGGATGTTCCGGGCGGCGAAGGTCCTGGGCGAGCCGCTCGTCGACGCCGGCGACGGGTCGGTCATCAACATGGCCTCCGTCCGGGGAATCGACGGCGGCGCCGACCAGTCCGCCTACTCCGCGAGCAAGGGCGGCGTGATCCAGTTGACGAAGGTGCTGGCGGCCGAATGGGCGCCGGAGGTCCGCGTCAACGCCCTCGCACCGGGGTACATGAAGACCCCGCTGGTCCGGGAGGCGATGAGCGACCGGGAGTGGTACGAGCGGATGCGCGAGGGGCACCTCCTCGGTCGGTTCGGGGAACCGGAGGAGGTCGTCGGCGCGGCGGTGTTTCTCGCCTCCGACGCCGCGTCGTTCGTCACCGGCTCCGTCCTCACCGTCGACGGCGGCTGGACCGCCCACTAACCCCCCGACTCGCGGACCCGCTCCCGGAGCGTCGCCCACGTCGACTGCGCTTCGGGCTCGTACCGCGTCAGCGCGAACCGGTCGGTGACCAGCTGCCGGCCGGCCTCGAAGTCGGGGATCTCCCCGCCCGAACGGAGCTGGTAGAGCACGTTACCGAGCGCCGTCGCCTCCGTCGGCCCGGCTTCGACGGGGCGGC
Proteins encoded:
- a CDS encoding SDR family NAD(P)-dependent oxidoreductase, whose product is MSWRSGSWQFDPESMFDLSGRRAIVTGAGSGLGRAIALGFDARGATVVVADIDGEAAAAVADACTNGVAMEVDVTDDESLRSLRGTVRDEHGGYQILCNVPGINTRRPVFELSFEEWREIIRLNLDGMFRAAKVLGEPLVDAGDGSVINMASVRGIDGGADQSAYSASKGGVIQLTKVLAAEWAPEVRVNALAPGYMKTPLVREAMSDREWYERMREGHLLGRFGEPEEVVGAAVFLASDAASFVTGSVLTVDGGWTAH